One genomic window of Magnolia sinica isolate HGM2019 chromosome 3, MsV1, whole genome shotgun sequence includes the following:
- the LOC131239520 gene encoding pentatricopeptide repeat-containing protein At3g29230-like encodes MVEINLKIDLHTPLKTQAPALRPFQMSGVGVRPPSWISHRRLLEQKLSDLQKRTDINRLKQVQAQIFKANLHQDPFIAPKLVSAFSLCRQMPLAIHVFRQIQEPNVLLYNTLIRAFTHNSLHGPAFSVFFEMQRKGVWPDNFTYPFLLKACVGQFALRQVHMIHAQIVKSGFESDIFVPNALIDSYCKCRGGVGDSKKVFDKMPERDVVSWNSMITGLVKSGEMCEARRLFDEMPERDTVSWNAVLDGYAKAGEMDVAFELFEKMPERNVVSWSTMTSGYSKAGDMDMARLLFDKMPVKNLVPWTIMISGYAEKGLGKEASRLYDQMGKAGLKPDDATIISILSACAESGFLGLGKRIHAYVDGTKLKYSTQVCNALVDMYAKCGILNKAMRVFDGIVEKDVVSWNSMVQGLAMHGCGEKALELFSRMKRDGAAPDGITFVGIICACTHVGLIDEARRYFSRMERDYGVVPQIEHYGCMVDLLGRGGHLNEAFELVKSMPMEPNAIIWGTLLGSCRMHNNVALAERVIDHLVELEPSNAGNYAILSNIYAAAGHWDDVAKVRLQMKDTGVQKPAGSSSIQVDDVVHEFTVSDRSHPQSYRIYKMIDRLGQHLKHIGYVPKAHC; translated from the coding sequence atggttgagattaatCTAAAGATTGATCTCCACACTCCTTTAAAAACACAAGCACCGGCACTTCGTCCATTTCAAATGAGCGGAGTAGGAGTCCGACCCCCGTCATGGATTTCCCACCGCAGGCTCTTGGAGCAGAAGCTCTCCGACCTCCAGAAACGCACGGACATCAACCGTTTGAAACAAGTCCAAGCCCAGATTTTCAAAGCCAACCTCCACCAAGACCCCTTCATCGCTCCCAAGCTCGTCTCCGCCTTCTCTCTCTGCCGCCAGATGCCCCTCGCTATCCACGTATTCCGACAGATTCAAGAGCCTAACGTCCTCCTCTATAACACCCTCATCAGAGCCTTCACCCACAACTCCCTGCATGGCCCCGCCTTCTCCGTCTTCTTCGAAATGCAGCGGAAAGGCGTATGGCCTGATAATTTCACTTATCCTTTTCTCCTCAAGGCTTGCGTCGGCCAATTCGCTCTTCGCCAGGTCCATATGATTCACGCCCAGATTGTCAAATCGGGTTTTGAGTCCGATATCTTCGTGCCCAATGCGCTGATTGACTCTTACTGTAAGTGTAGGGGAGGTGTGGGTGATTCCAAGAAGGTGTTCGACAAAATGCCGGAGCGGGATGTCGTGTCATGGAACTCGATGATCACTGGGCTGGTTAAGTCTGGGGAGATGTGTGAGGCTCGTcggctgtttgatgaaatgccggAGAGGGATACCGTGAGTTGGAACGCAGTGCTGGACGGGTATGCTAAGGCGGGAGAGATGGATGTTGCTTTTGAATTGTTCGAGAAGATGCCTGAAAGGAATGTTGTGTCTTGGTCGACAATGACCTCTGGGTATAGTAAGGCTGGTGACATGGACATGGCGAGGCTGTTGTTCGATAAGATGCCGGTGAAGAACTTGGTCCCTTGGACTATAATGATTTCTGGGTACGCAGAAAAAGGGCTCGGTAAGGAGGCATCCAGGTTGTATGATCAAATGGGGAAGGCTGGGTTGAAGCCTGACGATGCCACAATCATCAGCATCTTATCTGCTTGCGCAGAGTCGGGTTTCCTCGGTTTGGGCAAGAGGATCCATGCCTATGTCGATGGGACTAAGTTGAAGTATAGCACTCAAGTGTGCAATGCATTGGTTGATATGTATGCCAAGTGTGGGATTTTAAACAAGGCGATGAGAGTGTTTGATGGCATTGTTGAGAAGGATGTGGTGTCTTGGAATTCCATGGTCCAAGGGCTGGCCATGCATGGATGTGGAGAGAAAGCACTCGAGCTCTTCTCGAGGATGAAGAGAGATGGGGCTGCACCCGACGGTATCACTTTTGTTGGCATAATCTGCGCTTGCACACATGTGGGTCTCATTGATGAGGCCCGCCGTTACTTCTCCAGGATGGAGAGGGACTATGGGGTGGTCCCTCAGATTGAGCACTATGGTTGCATGGTGGACCTTCTTGGACGTGGGGGGCATCTAAATGAGGCCTTTGAGCTCGTCAAAAGCATGCCCATGGAGCCCAATGCCATCATATGGGGGACCCTTCTTGGGTCATGCCGGATGCATAACAATGTGGCCCTTGCGGAGAGGGTGATTGATCATTTGGTCGAATTGGAGCCATCGAATGCAGGGAATTACGCCATCTTGTCTAATATCTATGCTGCGGCCGGACATTGGGATGATGTAGCTAAGGTGAGGCTACAGATGAAGGACACTGGGGTCCAGAAGCCGGCAGGTTCTAGTTCAATTCAGGTGGACGATGTGGTTCACGAGTTCACAGTCAGCGATAGATCACATCCTCAATCCTATAGAATTTATAAGATGATTGATAGATTGGGGCAGCATCTTAAGCATATTGGTTATGTTCCAAAGGCACATTGCTGA
- the LOC131239519 gene encoding large ribosomal subunit protein uL22y-like → MVKYSREPDNPTKSCKARGSDLRVHFKNTRETAHAIRKLPLTKAKRYLEDVIAHKQAIPFRRFCRGVGRTAQAKNRQPNGQGRWPAKSARFILDLLKNAESNADVKGLDVDTLFVSHIQVNQAQKQRRRTYRAHGRINPYMSSPCHIELILSEKEEPVKKEPETQLAPRKTRKAQVLHSGASS, encoded by the exons atggtgaagTACTCGAGAGAACCCGACAATCCCACAAAGT CCTGCAAAGCCAGGGGGTCGGATCTTAGGGTTCACTTCAAG AACACCAGAGAAACAGCCCATGCTATCAGAAAGTTGCCTTTGACCAAGGCCAAAAGGTATCTTGAGGATGTCATTGCTCACAAACAAGCCATTCCCTTTCGCCGATTCTGTAGGGGTGTTGGTCGAACTGCTCAGGCCAAGAACAGGCAACCAAATGGACAAGGTCGTTGGCCAGCGAAATCTGCTAGGTTCATTCTGGACTTGCTTAAGAATGCAGAGAGCAATGCAGAT GTGAAAGGTTTGGATGTCGACACGCTGTTTGTGTCTCATATACAGGTAAATCAAGCCCAGAAGCAGAGGCGCCGCACATACCGTGCCCATGGAAGAATCAACC CCTATATGTCCTCACCTTGCCATATTGAGCTGATTTTGTCCGAGAAGGAAGAACCTGTCAAGAAGGAG CCTGAAACGCAATTGGCTCCTCGGAAAACCAGGAAAGCACAAGTACTCCACAGTGGCGCCTCATCCTGA